The nucleotide sequence ATTAACTGGTTCAGAACAAGACACTTTAGAATAAGCCGTCATTACCTAAAGTTTTTATAACTTATGTTTGCTTACAATTACGATGATACAGGACTGATGTTGGAGCTTAGGTCATCGTAAATGTTAGTCTTTGTATAACTTATGTATATTTTCGGATTTTTAAAATTAAAGGATAGAAACTCTAGAGACAGGCCATATAATCTAACATAACCAGATCAGGTCTATTAAACGACTCAAGTCAACTTTGTTTGCACCAAAATTTTTATGCTTTCTGAAGTTAAAGAACATCCATCTTTATTAGTTGTTATCGTCAATTACCGAACAGGGAAGCTGACCATTGACTGCTTACATTCTCTAGTTGGGGAAATTCAGGCACTACCCAATACTAAAGTGGTGGTAGTGGACAATAATTCGGGGGATCAATCAGTAGAGCAAATTGAGACAGCGATCAACTCTCAACAATGGCAAGATTGGGTAACTCTCATCCCTTCGGACTATAATGGAGGATTCGCCTATGGAAACAATCTGGCCATTCGTCCTGCGCTTGCATCGGCCGATAAACCCGATTATATTCTTTTGCTTAATCCAGATACTCAAGTGCGTTCAGATGCCCTAAAATATCTGATCAATTTTATGAATGAGCATCCCCATGTCGGAATTGCAGGGAGTCGTTTAGAAGACCCAGATGGTACTCCTCAAAGGTCGGCTTTTCGTTTTCCGACGATTTGGAGCGAGTTAGATTCGGGTTTGCGACTGGGAATCATTTCAAAAATCCTAGGACCTAAAATTATTGCGCCTCCGGTTTCTGATAGCACTTGCCAAACAGACTGGATAGCTGGCGCGAGTATGATCATTCGTCGGGAAGTCTTTGAGTCTATTGGTTTGTTAGATGAACAATATTTTATGTATTATGAGGAATTGGACTTCTGTTTACAGGCTAATCGTGCTGGTTGGAGTTGTTGGTATGTTCCTGAGAGTCGAGTGGTACATTTAGTCGGACAAAGTTCAGGCGTGACTCTTACCAAGGAACGCCCTAAACGCCGTCCTAAATATTGGTTCGATTCTCGAAAACGATTTTTTGTCAAAAACTATGGCTGGCTATATGCGGTCTTAACTGATATTCTATGGTTAACCGGTTTTTGTTTGTGGAAAATTCGCTCCTTTTTCCAAAGAAAAGCTGATAATGATCCTCCTTATTTACTACAAGATTTCTTGTTTAATAGCGTTATCTTTAAATTCACAAATTAATGATGATTTGCGAAAATTTCCCCACTCACCAACCTTCTCGGTCTGTTGAAGAATCTTCTTTAAGTTTATGGGAACAAATTAGAGAAGACGGGATGGCTCATGAACCAGATTGGACCAAACCCGGATTTAGAACCGTAGCTGTTCAACCCTTTGGCCTTTCCCCAGTGAAGATTGTTTTTTAAAATTGCTATCTTGGAATTGAGAAATTAATTATGATTGCTGAAAATGTTTCCGACCACAATAAATTTCTGTCTGCTGAAGAATCTTCTTTAAGTTTATGGGAACAAATTAAAGAAGACTGGATTGCTCATGGACGAGATTGGACAAAACCCGGATTTAGAGCCGTAGCCGTTCAACGCTTTGGCGTTTGGCGAATGAAGATAGAACCGAAGTTTTTAAGGGTGCCTTTTAGTTTTTTTTACCGAACCTTATATCGGTTTGTTCGTAATGTTTATGGAATTGACTTGCCTTATACGGTTCAGTTAGGCCGCCGCGTCATTATTGAACATGAAAGCTGTATTGTTATACACGGAAACTCTATCATTGGCGATGACTGTATTATTCGACAAGGAGTGACTTTAGGAAATCGATATCTTGATAGCCCCCTAGAGGCTCCGAAACTCGGGGCGCGAGTTAATATTGGGGCGGGAGCAAAAATTTTAGGCAATGTAGTTTTAGGGGATGATGTTAATATTGGTGCAAATGCTGTGGTGTTATCAGATATTCCTGCTGGTCAGACAGCCGTTGGTATTCCCGCCAAATTGATTAAATCAAAAAAAAGTCAGTTAATCTGAGTTCGACATAAGCTCAAACCCTGATGCTGTGTTTGAGTAAAACAATCATTCCATCCTAAAATTAGCTTAAAAATCGTCTTAACCCGAAATTAGCTTTAATTAAGTTTCATTCAAAATAAGCAAAAAGTTAGCAGGGCACTCAAAAAAGGAAATATCTCTGATCAGTGTGCCCTGTATTTTTAATTTGATTTATTGAAGATAATTGATGGCTATGGCATTCATTTTGTACTTGACTTGTTTTTGCCATCCTTCAATTCTAAGACGACGAGACAAAAAATCAGATAAGAACAAAGGTAGCCCAAAACGTTTGATACGCCATTGGAAACGATACCACC is from Gloeothece verrucosa PCC 7822 and encodes:
- a CDS encoding glycosyltransferase family 2 protein, producing MLSEVKEHPSLLVVIVNYRTGKLTIDCLHSLVGEIQALPNTKVVVVDNNSGDQSVEQIETAINSQQWQDWVTLIPSDYNGGFAYGNNLAIRPALASADKPDYILLLNPDTQVRSDALKYLINFMNEHPHVGIAGSRLEDPDGTPQRSAFRFPTIWSELDSGLRLGIISKILGPKIIAPPVSDSTCQTDWIAGASMIIRREVFESIGLLDEQYFMYYEELDFCLQANRAGWSCWYVPESRVVHLVGQSSGVTLTKERPKRRPKYWFDSRKRFFVKNYGWLYAVLTDILWLTGFCLWKIRSFFQRKADNDPPYLLQDFLFNSVIFKFTN
- a CDS encoding serine O-acetyltransferase, yielding MIAENVSDHNKFLSAEESSLSLWEQIKEDWIAHGRDWTKPGFRAVAVQRFGVWRMKIEPKFLRVPFSFFYRTLYRFVRNVYGIDLPYTVQLGRRVIIEHESCIVIHGNSIIGDDCIIRQGVTLGNRYLDSPLEAPKLGARVNIGAGAKILGNVVLGDDVNIGANAVVLSDIPAGQTAVGIPAKLIKSKKSQLI